A single Altererythrobacter sp. BO-6 DNA region contains:
- a CDS encoding TonB-dependent receptor: MFGFFDGRFIGNEDLSPEKSESWEVGIDQSLAGGALKLSATYFDSRLKDEIFTTFPAPDFIATPANRDTLSKQKGVELSASAQLGPQVTLDAAYTYLDAKENGVEEVRRPGNIASAVLTWRAPGDTGSATLIVRHNGATDDVAFTDPSFIPVIERLGGYTLVNFAAEAKLTDRISAFGRVENLFDETYEQVFSFVSPGRTAIAGLRITL; this comes from the coding sequence CTGTTCGGCTTTTTCGACGGGCGTTTTATCGGCAATGAAGACCTTTCGCCGGAGAAGTCCGAAAGCTGGGAGGTGGGAATCGACCAGTCGCTGGCCGGCGGCGCGCTCAAGCTTTCCGCCACCTATTTCGACAGCCGCTTGAAAGACGAGATCTTCACCACTTTCCCGGCGCCCGATTTCATCGCCACCCCGGCCAATCGCGACACGCTGTCGAAGCAAAAAGGCGTCGAACTGAGCGCCAGCGCGCAACTTGGCCCGCAAGTCACATTGGACGCGGCCTACACCTACCTTGACGCCAAGGAAAACGGCGTGGAGGAAGTGCGCCGCCCCGGCAATATTGCCTCAGCTGTACTGACCTGGCGCGCGCCCGGTGACACTGGTTCGGCCACGCTGATCGTGCGGCATAATGGCGCGACGGACGATGTGGCCTTCACCGATCCCAGCTTCATTCCGGTGATCGAGCGTTTGGGGGGCTATACTCTGGTCAATTTCGCCGCCGAAGCGAAGCTTACTGACCGGATCAGCGCCTTCGGCCGGGTCGAGAACCTGTTTGACGAGACTTACGAGCAGGTGTTCAGCTTTGTCAGTCCGGGCCGCACGGCAATCGCCGGTTTGCGGATCACGCTTTAG
- the cgtA gene encoding Obg family GTPase CgtA, with amino-acid sequence MHFLDQAKIYLKSGAGGPGAVSFRREKYIEYGGPDGGNGGKGGDIVFEAVAGLNTLIDFRYTQHFKASRGAHGMGKDRTGASALDLVIKVPVGTQILSEDREEVLADFTEVGQREVFLHGGIGGRGNASYKTATNRAPRQHQPGMPGEEMWVWLRLKLLADVGLVGLPNAGKSTFINAVSNAKAKVGDYAFTTLVPKLGVVRHRGREFVLADIPGLIEGAADGAGIGDRFLGHIERCRVLIHLIDITGAGDQDPVEAMRIVEEELAAYGGGLDDKPRLVALNKIDLADAELAAEFVKELKAAGADDVFAVSGATGEGIDALMDAVLGYLPDRTATETKGQEVEEVDGEEGDEWSPI; translated from the coding sequence ATGCATTTCCTTGACCAGGCCAAGATCTATCTCAAATCGGGTGCCGGCGGCCCCGGCGCCGTCAGTTTCCGGCGCGAGAAATATATCGAATACGGTGGCCCCGATGGCGGCAATGGCGGCAAGGGCGGAGACATCGTGTTCGAAGCTGTGGCTGGCCTCAATACGCTGATCGATTTCCGCTACACCCAGCACTTCAAGGCATCGCGCGGTGCCCATGGCATGGGCAAGGACCGCACCGGCGCCTCTGCGCTCGATCTGGTGATCAAGGTGCCGGTCGGCACGCAAATCCTTTCCGAAGACCGCGAAGAGGTGCTGGCTGACTTTACCGAGGTCGGTCAGCGCGAGGTGTTCCTGCATGGCGGGATCGGCGGGCGCGGCAATGCCAGTTACAAGACTGCCACCAACCGCGCCCCGCGCCAGCACCAGCCGGGCATGCCGGGTGAAGAGATGTGGGTGTGGCTGCGTTTGAAGCTGCTGGCCGATGTCGGATTGGTCGGCCTGCCCAATGCCGGCAAGTCGACCTTCATCAATGCTGTGTCGAACGCCAAAGCCAAGGTTGGCGATTACGCCTTCACCACGCTGGTGCCCAAGCTGGGCGTTGTCCGTCACCGGGGCCGCGAATTCGTGCTGGCGGACATTCCGGGCCTGATAGAGGGGGCAGCGGACGGGGCCGGGATTGGCGACCGCTTCCTGGGCCATATCGAACGCTGCCGCGTGCTGATTCACCTGATCGATATCACCGGCGCCGGTGACCAGGACCCGGTTGAAGCGATGCGGATCGTCGAGGAAGAGCTCGCCGCTTATGGCGGAGGTTTGGATGACAAGCCGCGCCTGGTGGCGCTTAACAAGATCGATCTCGCCGATGCCGAACTGGCGGCAGAATTCGTCAAGGAACTGAAGGCCGCCGGGGCGGACGATGTGTTTGCCGTGTCGGGCGCGACCGGTGAGGGGATCGACGCGCTGATGGACGCCGTGCTGGGCTACCTGCCTGACCGGACCGCGACCGAGACCAAGGGGCAGGAAGTCGAGGAGGTCGACGGAGAGGAGGGCGACGAATGGTCGCCAATCTGA
- the proB gene encoding glutamate 5-kinase — protein sequence MNFASIGDLAACRRVVVKVGSALLVKAGEPRADWLAALAGDLAGLRQRGTEVIVVSSGAIALGAARLGLAGGGRGSLADAQASASVGQIALAGLWAEKLGAHGLTAAQILLSLGDLEDRRRYLNASATLARLLEAGAVPVINENDSVATEEIRFGDNDRLAARVAQAAGADAVLLLSDVDGLYDRDPRAAEAQLIARVEGITPQVLAMASSASSSGMGSGGMTSKLQAAQIAERAGIVLAIINGTHDAPITKAAGAGRGTIFVPQRADTARKAWLGGRLAPAGTLRVDGGCADALRKGASLLAPGVVGVSGNFRRGDLVKIVTIRGEELAQGLAEYDAHEVQAIAGKRAEDQHDRLGYAPRAAVVHRDHMVLL from the coding sequence ATGAACTTTGCGTCGATCGGCGATCTGGCTGCTTGCCGCCGAGTGGTGGTGAAGGTGGGCAGCGCGCTGCTGGTCAAGGCGGGCGAGCCGCGGGCTGACTGGCTGGCGGCGCTGGCCGGCGATCTGGCAGGGCTGCGCCAGCGCGGCACGGAAGTGATCGTAGTCAGCTCGGGCGCGATCGCGCTGGGCGCGGCGCGGCTGGGGCTGGCAGGCGGGGGCCGGGGCAGCCTGGCCGATGCCCAGGCATCAGCCTCGGTCGGCCAAATTGCGCTCGCCGGGCTCTGGGCTGAAAAGCTGGGCGCGCATGGCCTCACCGCCGCGCAGATCCTGCTCTCCTTGGGCGATCTCGAGGATCGGCGACGCTATCTCAATGCTTCGGCTACACTCGCGCGCCTGCTTGAGGCTGGGGCGGTGCCGGTGATCAACGAGAATGACAGCGTCGCGACCGAGGAAATCCGCTTTGGCGACAATGACCGGCTGGCCGCCCGGGTGGCGCAGGCGGCGGGCGCGGATGCGGTGTTGCTGCTGAGCGATGTCGATGGCCTCTATGACCGCGATCCACGTGCAGCCGAGGCACAACTGATCGCGCGGGTGGAAGGCATTACGCCGCAAGTCCTGGCCATGGCCAGCAGCGCATCCTCCTCGGGCATGGGTTCGGGCGGGATGACCTCAAAGCTGCAGGCCGCACAGATCGCCGAGCGGGCGGGGATCGTGCTGGCGATCATCAACGGCACGCATGACGCACCGATAACAAAGGCTGCTGGCGCAGGGCGCGGCACGATCTTCGTCCCGCAGCGCGCCGACACCGCGCGCAAGGCATGGCTGGGCGGGCGGCTGGCCCCGGCAGGCACCCTGCGGGTCGATGGCGGCTGCGCCGATGCGCTGCGCAAGGGGGCCAGCCTGCTTGCCCCAGGCGTGGTTGGGGTTTCGGGCAATTTCCGCCGCGGAGACCTCGTCAAGATCGTGACCATTCGCGGCGAAGAGCTGGCACAGGGGCTCGCCGAGTACGACGCGCATGAAGTGCAGGCGATTGCCGGCAAGCGCGCTGAGGACCAGCATGACCGGCTCGGCTATGCGCCGCGTGCGGCGGTGGTTCATCGCGATCACATGGTGCTGCTTTGA
- a CDS encoding NAD(P)H-binding protein produces the protein MPLALTGGSGFVGQAVLDILAERNLPAEALVRRATDHQHARVEWVMGDLHDTRALGHLVAGTRAVIHIAGLTNTPDPRDFAEANVAGTANVLSAARQAGVKRFVFVSSLSAREPQLSAYGASKAEAEKLVEQSGLDWTIVRPPGVYGPRDVDYFEMFRTAKLGFVPLPPGGASSIIHVHDLARLLVDLVDAQPALVSKRMFEPDDAREGGWSHKELADAIGEAVGRRVFAPHLPRAVLQGAAGIDRLLRGPKARLTQDRVGYMCHPNWVSRSDRKVPETIWQPRIPGDVGLKATAAWYKREGWL, from the coding sequence ATGCCGCTGGCCCTTACCGGCGGGTCCGGTTTCGTGGGCCAGGCGGTGCTCGACATCCTGGCTGAGCGCAATCTGCCAGCCGAAGCGCTGGTGCGGCGCGCGACCGATCATCAGCATGCGCGGGTCGAATGGGTCATGGGCGACTTGCATGATACGCGTGCATTGGGCCACCTTGTCGCTGGCACCCGCGCGGTGATCCATATCGCCGGCCTCACCAATACCCCCGACCCGCGTGATTTTGCCGAGGCCAATGTCGCTGGCACTGCCAATGTCCTGTCGGCTGCACGGCAGGCCGGGGTGAAGCGCTTTGTGTTCGTTTCCTCGCTATCGGCGCGCGAGCCGCAGTTGTCCGCCTATGGAGCATCCAAGGCCGAGGCAGAGAAGCTGGTCGAACAGAGCGGACTGGACTGGACCATCGTGCGCCCACCGGGTGTCTATGGCCCGCGCGATGTCGACTATTTCGAAATGTTCCGCACTGCGAAGCTCGGCTTTGTGCCGCTGCCGCCAGGCGGGGCAAGTTCGATCATCCATGTCCATGATCTGGCCCGCCTGCTGGTCGACCTGGTCGATGCCCAGCCGGCGCTGGTGAGCAAGCGCATGTTCGAGCCGGACGACGCCCGCGAAGGCGGCTGGAGCCACAAGGAATTGGCTGACGCAATCGGCGAGGCGGTGGGGCGGCGTGTGTTTGCGCCGCACTTGCCGCGCGCGGTGCTGCAAGGGGCGGCAGGGATTGACCGGCTGCTGCGCGGGCCCAAGGCTCGGCTGACGCAGGACCGTGTGGGCTATATGTGCCATCCCAACTGGGTGTCGCGATCAGACCGCAAGGTGCCTGAAACGATCTGGCAGCCGCGTATCCCTGGCGACGTTGGCCTTAAGGCCACCGCTGCCTGGTACAAGCGCGAAGGCTGGTTGTAA
- a CDS encoding NADP-dependent isocitrate dehydrogenase: MKKIIAVAALATVVACSQPAPAPEPEATEEAAAEVSLAADGLPSVGVYNVTLADGSTITFEAKEDGTYATTDADGNVVETGTWRQESQAVWCETPDAEGATERCFDERMEDGVYLSTNRETGETATITRPAA, encoded by the coding sequence ATGAAAAAGATCATTGCCGTAGCCGCTCTGGCTACCGTTGTCGCGTGCTCGCAACCGGCACCTGCTCCAGAACCTGAAGCCACTGAAGAAGCGGCGGCCGAAGTCAGCCTCGCCGCAGACGGCCTGCCTTCGGTCGGCGTCTACAATGTAACCCTCGCCGACGGGAGCACGATTACCTTTGAAGCCAAGGAAGACGGCACCTACGCAACCACCGATGCCGATGGCAACGTCGTCGAAACAGGTACTTGGAGGCAGGAGTCGCAAGCTGTCTGGTGCGAAACACCTGACGCCGAAGGTGCGACCGAACGCTGCTTTGACGAGCGGATGGAAGACGGGGTCTATCTGTCGACCAACCGGGAAACAGGTGAAACCGCAACGATCACCCGCCCAGCGGCCTGA